In the Verrucomicrobiota bacterium genome, TGCCCAAAAACGGCTCTGGCACTACACTCGCAAGGAAGGAACGCACAATCGTTACTTCGCCACCCCTGCCGAGTTGTGTGCCAGTCTGTTCACCACTTTGAAGGATATCCAGCGGCACCCGGAAAAAATCCAAGGCCTATTGGAGCCATTTCTTTAATTATCGCTATGTAGCTTTATTGATGCGCTTCTGTGTAGCTAATTAATTATTGGAGAGCGTGTTTGAAAATACCCTTTGGCTGTAGCAGCCGAGGTAACGAGGCTCTGATTTCCTCAGCAATCAGAAGAAGCTGAAAAATTGAGCCTCTTTACATCGGCTTACGTCGGCTGCTGCGATTTGGCTATTTGTAGGAATTCCAGGTTTCCAGCCGCGCGACCCACATTCCGGGCTGCTTGGGTCGGCTGTGGTAATGGGCTGCGATCCAGACCTTTTGCTTGCGCAACCGCTCGCCGTGTCCGTCGTAAAAAGCCACCGCGGCGCCTTCGTTGTGGCGGTAAAGCGTGGGCCCGCCGGTGCCGGCATCCTTGTAAGCTTGCACGCTGCCTTTCTGGCGCAAGCGGTCCCAGCCTTTGGTGTAATCGGCGCCCTTCCACTGCGACCACCAGTCATGGCCGTCGTGGAAGATAAGCTTTTGGGCGGGCTCTTGAACGAGACTCAGCTTGTGGCCCGCGTGATCTTTGCTGGCCAGCGCCCAGCTCCTTCCATCGGATGGATACCAGTCCTCGAAATTATAGCTGTAACTGGTGAGCGTGCCGCGGTTCTCCTTGTCGGAAAGCTTGGGGTTGTTGGCGTAGGCATAAAGGGCAGGGCGGAAAATGGCGGTGTCACCCGGACACCGGTATTCGGTTGGCGTCTGCACGTTGGAATTGGCGTTTTTGCTGTAGCCAATAAGATCGCGGAAGGATTGGTTGCCCATCCAAATCTGCGTGCTCCCGTCCCTCCGCAGTTCAATCAAAGGAACGCTTTGGTCCTCATGATCCGTCGCGTAAATCGTGTTGGCGATGGCGAATTGCCGGAGATTGTTCAGGCAGCCAGCAGCGTGACTGGCTGACTTCGCTTTCGCGAGGGCCGGAAGCAGCATGGCCGCCAGAATGGCAATGATGGCGATAACGACGAGCAGTTCGATCAGGGTGAATCCGGGTCGCAACGATTGTGTCGGAGCTAGCTTGAGAGTGGGTCTGGTGTTCATGAATCCCAGTATAGCTTTTCGCGCAGGCTGGTTCAACCTCCCTCATCCTATCACAGGCTCAGAGCGCGTCTCAATCCTCTCACCGATTCAGCCAGCGAACAGCGCAAGTAAGGCGCGGATTCTTCCGGGCGCCGGCTCAAAGGGCCTTCGTCGCCAGGGTCAACCCGTGCGTTCACAAACACCGGGCCGGGAGTTCGCAGGATTTCCGGCAAGGCGCGTTCGTAGGCCTGAGCGTCGTCGAAGGCGG is a window encoding:
- a CDS encoding prepilin-type N-terminal cleavage/methylation domain-containing protein, which encodes MNTRPTLKLAPTQSLRPGFTLIELLVVIAIIAILAAMLLPALAKAKSASHAAGCLNNLRQFAIANTIYATDHEDQSVPLIELRRDGSTQIWMGNQSFRDLIGYSKNANSNVQTPTEYRCPGDTAIFRPALYAYANNPKLSDKENRGTLTSYSYNFEDWYPSDGRSWALASKDHAGHKLSLVQEPAQKLIFHDGHDWWSQWKGADYTKGWDRLRQKGSVQAYKDAGTGGPTLYRHNEGAAVAFYDGHGERLRKQKVWIAAHYHSRPKQPGMWVARLETWNSYK